A section of the Chryseobacterium scophthalmum genome encodes:
- a CDS encoding NADP-dependent oxidoreductase, protein MKAFSISYYKKNSELQFVDVPEPIVREDEVLVEIYAASVNLLDSKIKSGEFKLILPYKMPLILGHDVAGVIIKVGSKVKNFKVGDEIYARASDFHIGTFAEFISVNEKDIALKPKNLTMEEATSIPLVSLTAWQTLVEKSKVQKGQKVFIQAGSGGVGTFAIQLAKHLGATVATTASEKSFDFLKDLGADVLIDYKTQNFEDVLIDYDVVLNSQDSKTLEKSFEVVKSQGEIISISGPPTPVFAEEFNLPWYVKFATKLLSSKVRKRAKKQNVNYSFLFMKADGKQLTEITKLIESGKIKPVIDKVFAFENTNDAVRYVESGRAKGKVVVKMK, encoded by the coding sequence ATGAAAGCATTTAGCATCAGTTACTACAAGAAAAACAGTGAGCTTCAGTTTGTAGATGTGCCAGAACCGATTGTGAGAGAAGATGAGGTTTTAGTTGAAATATATGCAGCGAGTGTTAATCTTTTAGATTCAAAAATAAAAAGCGGAGAATTTAAACTGATTTTACCCTACAAAATGCCACTTATTTTAGGTCACGATGTTGCCGGAGTGATTATAAAAGTAGGTTCCAAAGTTAAGAACTTCAAAGTTGGAGATGAAATTTATGCAAGAGCATCTGATTTTCACATCGGAACTTTTGCCGAATTTATTTCTGTTAATGAAAAAGATATTGCTTTAAAACCTAAAAATTTGACGATGGAAGAAGCTACCTCAATTCCTTTGGTTAGTTTAACGGCTTGGCAGACTTTGGTTGAAAAGTCAAAGGTTCAAAAAGGTCAGAAAGTTTTTATTCAGGCAGGATCTGGTGGAGTGGGAACTTTTGCAATTCAGCTGGCAAAACATCTCGGTGCAACGGTGGCAACCACAGCCAGTGAGAAAAGTTTTGATTTTTTGAAAGATCTAGGCGCAGATGTACTGATTGATTATAAAACACAAAATTTTGAAGATGTACTAATCGATTATGATGTAGTATTAAACAGTCAAGATTCCAAAACACTTGAAAAATCTTTTGAAGTCGTAAAGTCTCAGGGGGAAATTATCTCGATTTCCGGACCTCCAACTCCTGTTTTTGCGGAAGAATTTAATCTGCCTTGGTATGTGAAATTTGCTACAAAATTATTGAGTAGTAAAGTCAGAAAACGAGCAAAAAAACAGAATGTTAATTATTCTTTTCTCTTCATGAAAGCAGATGGAAAGCAGTTGACAGAAATTACCAAACTGATAGAATCAGGAAAGATAAAACCAGTCATCGACAAAGTTTTTGCATTCGAAAATACCAATGATGCAGTAAGATATGTTGAAAGTGGGCGTGCAAAAGGAAAAGTAGTTGTCAAAATGAAATAA